The Blastocatellia bacterium genome includes the window CGGCCTGGAAGGGAGGAGAGAAACTGACCATGGCGAGCACCAGAACCAGAGTCGTGAGACGTCCCAGATGCAGCCACCGTGATTTTTTCTCTTCGCCGAGCGCAGGAGGGAGATGTCCCGTTTTTCTTCCGAGCGCGTTCATCATGATCCCGGTCCATAAAATACCAACCTTCGCACATGGCAGCAAGGTCAGCTCCTGAGCGGATTGCGAGGGGATGAGCCTTCGCATGACAGCCCGCCCGTCTTGCAGGTAACGGACGGACGAGATAGAGCACTTGTGGTTGCCCACAGCGACGGCACCGGGCAGAGGTACTCGGCCGGGATATACCGGTAAATTCTCGCTGCTATTTCAGCATGACGACTGCTGGAGGTGAGAGATTGGCCGAGCCCTTCACGCTTCTTTTTCGCTCACCGGACGCGACGTCGGAGGTCGGAAATCAAGGGGCGATAGCCTGTCGAGCGGAGGCTTGTGGGTGAAAGGAAAGGCCTGTTCGTACGCATGGGCCGCTCGCAGTAGCGTCGCTTCATCGAAGCGCCGTGCGTGCAGTTGCAGCCCGATGGGAAGCCCCTCGCGGGAGAGGGCAACGGGAATGCTGATGGCGGGCACAGCAGCGAGATTAGCCATGATCGTATAGATGTCGGCCAGATACATGGCCAGCGGATCATCCGTTTTTTCACCCAGGCGGAAGGCCACCGTCGGCGACGTCGGCCCAGCGATGAGATCGCACCGGGCGAAGGCTTGACGGAAATCGCGCTCGATGAGCGTCCGAACTTTTTGCGCCTTCAGGTAGTAGGCATCGTAGTAACCCGCCGAGAGGACATACGTTCCCAGCATGATGCGTCGTTTGACCTCATTGCCGAATCCCTCGTCACGGGTGCGGCGATACATCTCCTTGAGGGTCGAGGCCCCCTCGGTGCGATAGCCATAGCGCACGCCATCGTAGCGGGCGAGATTGGAGGATGCTTCCGCCGTGGCGATGATGTAGTAACAGGCAATGGCGTAGTCGCTGTGCGGCATGGTGATCTCGACGATCTCCGCGCCCAGTTCGGCGAATTGATCAATCGCACGAGTGACGGCGGATTTCACCTCCTCGTCCAGGCCGGGGCCAAAATATTCGCGTGGGACGCCCAGTCGCAGTCCTTTTATCTCACCGGTGAGATGGGCCTCATAATCGGGAACCGGCTGATTAGAGGACGTCGAATCATGTTCGTCTCGTCCGGCAATGACGCCGAGGACGCGGGCGACATCCCGGACGGTCTTCCCGAATGGTCCGATGTGATCGAGCGAGGACCCGAAGGCGACCAGACCGTAGCGCGACACCCGCCCGTAGGTCGGCTTCAATCCGACCACACCGCAGAATGACGCTGGCTGGCGAATTGATCCGCCGGTATCCGTTCCCA containing:
- the gatA gene encoding Asp-tRNA(Asn)/Glu-tRNA(Gln) amidotransferase subunit GatA — its product is MEIVGLTIDALHRALRAGEATVTDVCQKIFERIDALDPLLGAYLTLDRERALQRAEQIDGEIQAGKPLGPLTGVPVAVKDVICTRGLRTTCASRILHNFIPPYDATAVRRLLDAGAIVLGKTNCDEFAMGSSNENSAFGVVRNPWNWERVPGGSSGGSAVAVAADLCVVSLGTDTGGSIRQPASFCGVVGLKPTYGRVSRYGLVAFGSSLDHIGPFGKTVRDVARVLGVIAGRDEHDSTSSNQPVPDYEAHLTGEIKGLRLGVPREYFGPGLDEEVKSAVTRAIDQFAELGAEIVEITMPHSDYAIACYYIIATAEASSNLARYDGVRYGYRTEGASTLKEMYRRTRDEGFGNEVKRRIMLGTYVLSAGYYDAYYLKAQKVRTLIERDFRQAFARCDLIAGPTSPTVAFRLGEKTDDPLAMYLADIYTIMANLAAVPAISIPVALSREGLPIGLQLHARRFDEATLLRAAHAYEQAFPFTHKPPLDRLSPLDFRPPTSRPVSEKEA